From Pseudoalteromonas rubra, one genomic window encodes:
- a CDS encoding methyl-accepting chemotaxis protein, with translation MRVSTFTRLLAVLLALASIVLAATLFWASQVFSELDKQNNAYVTLKNTILIDLAGTIEDYLSSGDSQELSKASGQIAQLKQQQLTALPSTLANDMTSQLDALDADINGKYRALGKLSGNEMALLDNAIRQMSGSASSLMSYTAKAPEHPLAPRYYALASDYYGEVTNLSIYTYQLVIHFEQQTRQNLMNSVRRLQELAQQIDRLGNLGVMSEIDEDELFLGAEAEDLALEIKAELISWPKRFSRDLENTLAQAEQRQQGMAQLRGDIKDISALVLSAEVALQAEQNSLKKNVFTIFGVAIGLLVLLAIAVYIVQFSQVLTPLRQLRNGFAFLIESNELKNIDSQNANTEIGEIASYFNQLIERQRGEAEEREQMLAVINDFMQDMNTNLASISELAETTSTQVEQNQDQLDEIKALGLEASEINQQVSDNAGETFSAMKQSVGYAESMLSASSSTQQRVEQGLSSLNELLNGVADVGKVIEMIRTIAEQTNLLALNAAIESARAGEHGRGFAVVADEVRKLAQQTQDSLSDINEQLNILSDNSSKVSSQISALADEAQQQTEHAQELKGNSEGVAERAQSASQVAEHAMELAQQQSTLVDNFSSAMATMKQQVNGSNQQVRDIQHSLQEQMAKIRESIGIR, from the coding sequence ATGCGTGTTTCTACCTTTACCCGGCTGCTTGCCGTGTTACTGGCTCTGGCCAGTATCGTGCTGGCTGCCACTCTGTTTTGGGCCAGTCAGGTCTTTAGTGAATTAGATAAACAAAACAACGCTTATGTTACGCTGAAAAACACCATACTGATCGATTTAGCCGGTACGATCGAAGACTATCTGAGCAGTGGCGATAGCCAGGAGCTCAGTAAAGCCAGCGGACAAATAGCGCAACTTAAACAACAGCAATTGACAGCGTTGCCTTCCACCCTTGCCAACGATATGACCAGCCAGCTTGATGCACTTGATGCGGACATCAATGGCAAGTATCGTGCGCTGGGCAAGCTGTCGGGCAATGAAATGGCATTACTGGACAATGCCATCAGGCAGATGTCAGGCTCGGCATCGTCATTAATGAGCTACACCGCCAAAGCCCCTGAACATCCGCTAGCACCGCGCTACTATGCACTGGCTTCAGACTATTATGGTGAAGTGACTAACCTGAGCATTTACACCTACCAGCTCGTGATCCATTTTGAACAGCAAACACGTCAGAACCTGATGAACAGCGTGCGTCGTCTTCAGGAGCTGGCGCAACAAATCGATCGCCTTGGCAATCTGGGCGTCATGAGTGAAATTGATGAAGATGAGCTGTTCCTGGGCGCGGAAGCTGAAGATCTGGCTTTAGAGATTAAGGCCGAACTGATCAGCTGGCCCAAACGGTTTAGTCGCGATCTGGAAAATACCCTGGCCCAGGCCGAGCAGCGCCAGCAGGGGATGGCGCAATTAAGAGGTGATATTAAGGACATTTCGGCACTGGTACTGAGTGCGGAAGTGGCACTACAAGCCGAGCAGAATTCACTGAAGAAAAACGTGTTTACTATCTTTGGTGTGGCGATCGGCTTGCTGGTGCTATTGGCCATTGCTGTTTATATCGTCCAGTTTAGCCAGGTACTGACGCCACTGCGCCAGTTACGTAATGGGTTTGCGTTCCTGATAGAGAGCAATGAGCTGAAAAACATCGACAGCCAGAATGCCAATACCGAAATCGGTGAAATCGCCAGTTACTTTAACCAACTGATTGAACGTCAGCGCGGTGAAGCTGAGGAGCGAGAGCAAATGCTGGCGGTGATCAATGATTTTATGCAGGATATGAACACCAACCTGGCCAGTATCAGCGAACTGGCTGAGACCACCTCAACACAGGTAGAGCAAAACCAGGACCAGCTGGATGAGATTAAAGCGCTGGGTCTGGAAGCCAGCGAAATCAACCAACAGGTATCTGACAATGCGGGTGAAACCTTCTCTGCAATGAAACAGAGTGTCGGTTACGCTGAGTCGATGCTAAGCGCAAGTTCCAGCACACAACAACGGGTAGAGCAAGGCTTGTCCAGCCTTAATGAGCTACTCAATGGCGTTGCCGATGTGGGCAAAGTGATCGAAATGATCCGCACTATTGCAGAACAAACCAATTTACTGGCGCTGAACGCCGCCATTGAATCTGCGCGTGCGGGTGAGCATGGACGCGGGTTTGCTGTGGTGGCCGATGAAGTCCGTAAGCTGGCGCAACAAACGCAGGATTCACTCTCTGACATCAATGAACAACTGAATATTCTCAGCGATAACTCAAGCAAAGTGTCTTCGCAGATCAGCGCGCTGGCTGATGAAGCGCAGCAACAGACCGAGCATGCTCAGGAGTTAAAGGGGAACTCTGAAGGCGTCGCGGAGCGCGCGCAAAGTGCCAGTCAGGTCGCTGAGCATGCCATGGAGCTGGCACAGCAGCAAAGTACACTGGTTGATAACTTCAGCAGCGCAATGGCCACGATGAAGCAGCAGGTGAATGGCTCTAACCAGCAGGTACGTGACATTCAGCACAGCCTGCAGGAGCAAATGGCTAAGATCCGCGAGAGTATCGGAATACGATAA